Proteins encoded together in one Actinomycetes bacterium window:
- a CDS encoding alpha/beta hydrolase, with protein sequence MTASRTALSAPVDGFRLCYDVVGDGPDVVLLHGWPGDRADFRSVVPLLEGMRLVVPDLRGFGGSDAHPQPPADAYAAPAQLRSVLGLLDELGVRRAVFGGYDIGSRLLQAITSADPDRVRALVLTPPLPGAGQRLLAPAVQAEFWYQSLHRLPLADDLLDGRPDALRAYLGHLWSHWSGPGFSLTPDELDRLVGLYARPGAFTASIAWYRSRAGSVASATTEAPPPADERVAVPAEVLWPEHDPLFPPEWSDRLGEWYAEARLTILPGCGHFVPLEAPEAFADAVRRALARG encoded by the coding sequence ATGACCGCGTCACGAACGGCGCTCTCCGCCCCCGTCGACGGGTTTCGCCTCTGCTACGACGTCGTCGGTGACGGCCCGGATGTCGTGCTCCTGCACGGCTGGCCGGGCGATCGGGCGGACTTCCGCTCGGTGGTGCCGCTCCTCGAGGGGATGCGCCTCGTGGTGCCGGACCTGCGCGGCTTCGGTGGGTCGGACGCGCACCCCCAGCCGCCTGCGGACGCGTACGCCGCCCCCGCGCAGCTGCGCAGCGTCCTTGGCCTGCTCGATGAGCTCGGCGTCCGGCGGGCGGTGTTCGGCGGCTACGACATCGGCAGCCGGCTGTTGCAGGCGATCACGTCCGCGGACCCCGATCGCGTCCGCGCGCTCGTGCTGACCCCTCCGCTGCCCGGAGCGGGTCAACGCTTGCTGGCTCCCGCCGTGCAGGCGGAGTTCTGGTACCAGTCCCTGCACCGGCTCCCGCTCGCCGACGACCTGCTCGACGGCCGGCCCGACGCGCTGCGCGCGTACCTGGGCCACCTGTGGAGCCACTGGAGCGGGCCGGGGTTCTCCCTCACCCCGGACGAGCTGGACCGCCTCGTCGGGCTCTACGCGCGGCCCGGGGCGTTCACCGCATCGATCGCCTGGTACCGCTCCCGCGCGGGCAGCGTCGCGTCAGCGACGACCGAGGCCCCGCCTCCGGCGGACGAGCGGGTCGCGGTGCCGGCCGAGGTCCTCTGGCCGGAGCACGACCCGCTGTTCCCGCCCGAGTGGTCGGACCGGCTGGGGGAGTGGTACGCCGAGGCGCGGCTGACGATCCTCCCCGGCTGCGGCCACTTCGTTCCGCTCGAGGCACCCGAGGCGTTTGCCGACGCCGTGCGCCGGGCGCTCGCCCGCGGCTGA
- a CDS encoding 2Fe-2S iron-sulfur cluster-binding protein yields MPRITYTDDSGASRVVEGSAGDSVMETAVRHGVPGIVGECGGSLSCATCHVFVDDADLAGLAPMSEMEDEMLYGTAVDRRENSRLSCQLKLGPDTDLHVTTPRTQV; encoded by the coding sequence ATTCCGCGTATCACCTACACCGACGACTCCGGCGCCAGCCGCGTGGTCGAGGGCAGCGCCGGCGACAGCGTCATGGAGACCGCGGTCCGGCACGGCGTACCCGGCATCGTCGGCGAGTGCGGCGGATCGCTGTCGTGTGCCACCTGCCACGTCTTCGTCGACGACGCAGACCTTGCCGGGCTCGCCCCGATGAGCGAGATGGAGGACGAGATGCTGTACGGCACCGCGGTCGACCGGCGGGAGAACTCCCGGCTCAGCTGCCAGCTCAAGCTCGGCCCCGACACCGACCTGCACGTCACGACTCCCCGGACCCAGGTCTGA
- a CDS encoding cytochrome P450, which produces MSTTAETPASTASVSGCPVAHGYDAFAQADPFATWAHLRADDPVFHDEHTGYWVVSRYADVKAVFGDWETFSSEIAHLPVRERGPEAKRIMDEGGFTAYSGLSARVPPEHTRIRRIVGKGFTPRRYAALEPTIRETTLRAVERMLADPSRQADLLKALCEEIPVVTILALLGIDLDYDVETFKRWSGARAAMTWSDLTDEEQVPHAHSLVEYWQTCLSLVEDAKAGERDSLVGDLVRAQREGDPITDHEIASACYSLLFAGHETTTVLMANVFRVLLADRESWQRVIADPEAIPNAIEEVLRVSPSLTAWRRKALRDTEVGGVPIPAGAYLLLLMGSANRDEATFPEPDLFDIARENAREHLAFGYGIHYCLGNRLAKLEAKVVVEEVARLVPDLRLRDDVPITFGKSLTVRAPASVPVAW; this is translated from the coding sequence ATGTCGACGACTGCCGAGACCCCCGCTTCGACCGCCTCGGTGTCCGGCTGCCCGGTCGCCCACGGATACGACGCCTTCGCCCAGGCCGACCCGTTCGCGACGTGGGCGCACCTTCGCGCCGACGACCCGGTGTTCCACGACGAGCACACCGGCTACTGGGTCGTGAGCCGCTACGCCGACGTCAAGGCCGTGTTCGGCGACTGGGAGACCTTCAGCAGCGAGATCGCCCACTTGCCCGTTCGCGAGCGCGGACCCGAGGCCAAGCGGATCATGGACGAGGGCGGCTTCACGGCGTACTCGGGCCTGTCCGCCCGCGTCCCCCCGGAGCACACGCGGATCCGGCGCATCGTCGGCAAGGGATTCACGCCACGGCGCTACGCGGCCCTGGAGCCGACCATCCGCGAGACGACCCTCCGAGCGGTCGAGCGGATGCTCGCCGACCCCTCCCGACAGGCCGACCTGCTCAAGGCCCTGTGCGAGGAGATCCCGGTCGTCACGATCCTCGCCCTCCTCGGCATCGACCTCGACTACGACGTCGAGACCTTCAAGCGGTGGTCGGGGGCGCGGGCGGCGATGACGTGGTCCGACCTCACCGACGAGGAGCAGGTCCCGCATGCGCACTCCCTGGTCGAGTACTGGCAGACGTGTCTGTCCCTCGTCGAGGACGCCAAGGCGGGCGAGCGGGACTCGCTGGTCGGCGACCTGGTACGTGCGCAGCGTGAGGGCGACCCGATCACCGACCACGAGATCGCCTCCGCGTGCTACAGCCTGCTCTTCGCCGGGCACGAGACGACCACGGTGCTGATGGCGAACGTCTTCCGCGTGCTGCTCGCCGACCGCGAGTCCTGGCAGCGCGTCATCGCCGACCCCGAGGCGATCCCCAACGCCATCGAGGAGGTCCTGCGCGTCAGCCCGTCGCTGACGGCCTGGCGGCGCAAGGCGCTGCGCGACACCGAGGTCGGCGGCGTGCCGATCCCCGCGGGGGCGTACCTGCTCCTGCTCATGGGATCGGCCAACCGCGACGAGGCGACCTTCCCCGAGCCCGACCTCTTCGACATCGCCCGCGAGAACGCGCGCGAGCATCTGGCCTTCGGCTACGGGATCCACTACTGCCTCGGGAACCGGCTGGCGAAGCTGGAGGCGAAGGTCGTCGTGGAGGAGGTCGCCCGGCTCGTCCCTGACCTCCGCCTCCGCGACGACGTACCGATCACGTTCGGGAAGAGCCTGACCGTTCGCGCTCCGGCCTCCGTCCCGGTGGCCTGGTGA
- a CDS encoding IclR family transcriptional regulator, whose protein sequence is MPVVRTAPGESVTSRALGLLGAFDQQHRVLSLSQVARRSGVPLATAQRRLRDLVSGGLMDHREDGLYEIGARMWQLGLLSRPTSMREAALPHLQDLVARTGHTVHMAVLDGDAALVVDRLAGSRTVPTRHLPGARLPLYCTAVGIALLAFAPEAVQQRALSGMVPHTRYTTIDPEVIRAQLAKVQRTRIAESRQQHRIGVAAVAAPVFASDGAVTAAIGLIGPVDARLSAHVETLRGCANAVARSVEILERRWFEE, encoded by the coding sequence ATGCCCGTCGTCCGGACCGCCCCGGGGGAGTCCGTGACCTCGAGGGCGCTGGGGCTGCTCGGCGCCTTCGACCAGCAGCACCGGGTGCTCAGCCTGTCGCAGGTCGCGCGGCGCAGCGGCGTACCGCTGGCCACCGCCCAGCGCCGCCTGCGCGACCTCGTCTCGGGCGGGCTCATGGACCACCGTGAGGACGGCCTCTACGAGATCGGGGCGCGCATGTGGCAGCTCGGCCTGCTCTCCCGGCCGACGTCGATGCGCGAGGCGGCGCTGCCCCACCTGCAGGACCTGGTGGCCCGCACCGGCCACACCGTCCACATGGCCGTCCTCGACGGCGACGCGGCCCTCGTGGTCGACCGGCTGGCCGGCTCGCGCACCGTCCCCACCCGGCACCTGCCGGGGGCCAGGCTGCCGCTGTACTGCACGGCCGTGGGGATCGCCCTGCTGGCCTTCGCGCCGGAGGCGGTGCAGCAGCGCGCCCTGTCCGGGATGGTCCCGCACACGCGCTACACGACGATCGACCCCGAGGTGATCCGCGCCCAGCTGGCGAAGGTCCAGCGGACCCGGATCGCCGAGAGCCGCCAGCAGCACCGGATCGGTGTCGCCGCCGTGGCCGCGCCCGTGTTCGCCTCCGACGGGGCGGTCACCGCCGCGATCGGGCTCATCGGCCCGGTCGACGCCCGCCTCTCGGCCCACGTCGAGACGCTGCGCGGGTGCGCCAACGCCGTGGCCCGAAGCGTCGAGATCCTCGAGCGGCGGTGGTTCGAGGAGTGA
- a CDS encoding cation:proton antiporter, translated as MSATAVAVFALAVIAFVSQSRRLDRAHLTAPIVFTTLGTLIGLLPVGHHVDESVVHDLAEITLALVLFHDAAQVRPRQLESDAGLCARLLLIGLPLTVIAGYAAARLLYPGAGVWLALLLGASLAPTDAGLGAATVLDPVVPVRVRRILNVESGLNDGLATPVVLFAVAAAGGTHVGTVGTIGSAAVELALGVLIGAVLGALTGRVLALTSANRVEPGLLSVATLAVPLACYFSALVLHGNGFVAAFVSGTAFGAAAPGLRDGDPTSRQPALELTAWISVLLGLAVWGLFGVLAVAHLATDFTWRTVVFAVASLTVLRMLPVALALVGSGMKRPTVAFVGWFGPRGLASVIFALIAVEALPMDAALHEVMDTITLTVVLSVVLHGITAEPWARRYGAWAERTRPAEELADSVEPGPGRGRARRRLSPASSSP; from the coding sequence GTGAGCGCCACGGCGGTGGCGGTGTTCGCCCTGGCAGTCATCGCCTTCGTCAGCCAGTCGCGACGGCTGGACCGCGCCCACCTCACCGCCCCGATCGTGTTCACGACTCTCGGCACCCTCATCGGCCTGCTCCCCGTGGGCCACCACGTGGACGAGTCCGTCGTGCACGACCTCGCCGAGATAACCCTCGCGCTCGTGCTGTTCCATGACGCCGCGCAGGTGCGTCCGCGCCAACTCGAGTCCGATGCCGGCCTCTGCGCCAGGCTGCTGCTCATCGGTCTCCCGCTGACCGTCATCGCCGGGTACGCCGCCGCGCGGCTGCTCTATCCCGGCGCGGGCGTCTGGCTGGCACTCCTCCTCGGCGCGTCCCTGGCCCCGACCGACGCCGGGCTCGGCGCGGCCACCGTGCTCGACCCCGTCGTCCCGGTCCGAGTCCGGCGGATCCTCAACGTGGAGAGCGGCCTGAACGACGGCCTGGCGACTCCGGTCGTGCTCTTCGCCGTCGCGGCCGCCGGCGGCACCCACGTCGGGACCGTCGGGACCATCGGTTCGGCTGCTGTCGAGCTGGCGCTCGGCGTGCTCATCGGCGCCGTGCTCGGCGCCCTCACCGGCCGGGTCCTCGCCCTCACCAGCGCGAACCGGGTCGAACCTGGGCTTCTCTCCGTGGCCACGCTCGCCGTCCCGCTCGCCTGCTACTTCAGCGCCCTCGTCCTGCACGGGAACGGCTTCGTGGCCGCGTTCGTGTCCGGTACGGCCTTCGGCGCCGCCGCACCGGGCCTCAGGGACGGCGACCCGACCTCGCGCCAGCCCGCGCTGGAGCTCACCGCCTGGATCTCGGTCCTGCTCGGCCTCGCCGTCTGGGGCCTCTTCGGAGTCCTCGCCGTCGCCCACCTCGCGACGGACTTCACCTGGCGCACCGTGGTCTTCGCGGTCGCCTCCCTCACCGTCCTGCGGATGCTCCCGGTCGCCCTCGCCCTCGTGGGGAGCGGCATGAAGCGGCCCACGGTGGCCTTCGTCGGCTGGTTCGGCCCGCGCGGCCTCGCATCAGTGATCTTCGCGCTGATTGCCGTGGAGGCACTGCCGATGGACGCTGCCCTGCACGAGGTCATGGACACCATCACGTTGACCGTCGTGCTGAGCGTCGTCCTGCACGGGATCACCGCCGAGCCGTGGGCCCGTCGCTACGGCGCGTGGGCCGAGCGGACGCGGCCCGCGGAGGAGCTGGCCGACTCGGTCGAGCCGGGGCCGGGTCGCGGTCGGGCGCGTCGTCGGCTCAGCCCGGCCTCGAGCAGCCCGTGA
- a CDS encoding aldehyde dehydrogenase family protein — MSTATIRTLPRPALPWTHVSNVYVDGAWRDSASPRTDLVDPADEQVWGSAPDCGAEEVDCAIVAGDRAFRDGPWPRLRAAERAEVLLRMADLVEQDSREMAWTISRENGSPLAETTGAAVNAASILRYFATLAPLLDREDVRPFPLLAGRESLVRRDPVGVCVLIAPWNFPVNLVVTKLAPALLAGCTVVVKPAPSTPLSIRFVVEAAARAGVPAGVVNLVSGGGATGDALVRHPLTAKVAFTGSTTVGRRIAAACGELLRPVTLELGGKSSALLLPDVDLDHLEQVLVRSCLRNTGQTCYISTRLLVPAARYDEVVSRVAAHVAAAPLGDPFDERTVFGPLALRSQYDKVLGFLDSARAQGARVVTGGHAVDGPGFYVEPTVLADVTPSMDVAREEIFGPVLTMLSYDTLDEAVELANGTGFGLGGIVFSSDEEAAVAVAERMDTGSVGINFFASNHAAPFGGRHASGLGTEYGPEGLAAYLSLKSIHRTSARA, encoded by the coding sequence GTGAGCACGGCCACGATCCGCACGCTCCCGCGACCGGCACTGCCGTGGACGCATGTGAGCAATGTGTACGTCGACGGCGCCTGGCGCGACAGCGCCTCGCCGCGCACCGACCTTGTCGACCCGGCCGACGAGCAGGTGTGGGGCAGCGCCCCGGACTGCGGTGCCGAGGAGGTGGACTGCGCAATCGTCGCCGGGGACCGGGCGTTCCGGGACGGCCCATGGCCCCGGCTGCGGGCCGCCGAGCGCGCGGAGGTGCTGTTGCGGATGGCCGACCTCGTCGAGCAGGACTCCCGCGAGATGGCCTGGACCATCTCGCGGGAGAACGGCTCACCGCTCGCGGAGACGACGGGCGCGGCCGTCAACGCGGCGTCGATCCTGCGCTACTTCGCGACCCTCGCGCCGCTGCTGGACCGGGAGGACGTCCGGCCCTTCCCGCTGCTCGCCGGCCGCGAGTCGCTCGTTCGTCGAGACCCCGTCGGCGTCTGCGTCCTCATCGCGCCGTGGAACTTCCCGGTCAACCTCGTCGTCACCAAGCTGGCCCCGGCCCTGCTCGCCGGGTGCACGGTCGTCGTGAAGCCGGCGCCGTCCACGCCTCTGTCGATCCGCTTCGTCGTCGAGGCGGCCGCGCGGGCCGGCGTACCCGCCGGCGTCGTCAACCTGGTGAGCGGCGGCGGCGCGACCGGCGACGCGCTCGTCCGCCACCCGCTGACGGCCAAGGTGGCCTTCACGGGCTCGACGACCGTGGGACGGCGGATCGCAGCGGCCTGCGGGGAGCTGCTCAGACCGGTGACCCTGGAGCTGGGCGGGAAGTCCTCGGCGCTGCTGCTGCCGGACGTGGACCTCGACCACCTCGAGCAGGTGCTCGTCCGCTCGTGCCTTCGCAACACCGGCCAGACCTGCTACATCTCGACGCGGCTGCTGGTGCCCGCCGCCCGCTACGACGAGGTCGTCTCGCGGGTCGCGGCCCATGTCGCCGCCGCGCCGCTGGGCGACCCCTTCGACGAGCGCACCGTGTTCGGCCCGCTCGCGCTGCGCTCGCAGTACGACAAGGTCCTGGGCTTTCTCGATTCCGCCCGCGCGCAGGGGGCCCGCGTCGTGACCGGCGGGCACGCCGTCGACGGACCGGGCTTCTACGTCGAGCCGACGGTCCTGGCCGACGTCACGCCGTCGATGGACGTCGCCCGCGAGGAGATCTTCGGGCCGGTCCTGACGATGCTGAGCTACGACACCCTCGACGAGGCGGTCGAGCTGGCCAACGGGACCGGCTTCGGGCTCGGCGGCATCGTGTTCTCCTCCGACGAGGAGGCCGCCGTGGCCGTCGCCGAGCGGATGGACACCGGGTCGGTCGGCATCAACTTCTTCGCCTCCAACCACGCCGCGCCCTTCGGCGGCCGCCATGCGTCGGGCCTCGGCACCGAGTACGGCCCCGAGGGCCTGGCCGCGTACCTGAGCCTGAAGTCGATCCATCGGACGTCAGCGCGCGCATGA
- a CDS encoding IclR family transcriptional regulator has product MPTTPGRSVTSKVVAILGSFQDGPSTLSLTEIATAADLPMPTAHRLVGELVERGVLRRDDSGRYRVGRFIWRIAQNAGRELRDSARRHLADLFAATGETCLLAIRDGEQVLVIDRIYGTADQAHVAKAGDRRPLHTSATGQVLLAYEEPWLQRAYLDRLGGPEARRLTDSLAQVRQRGYAAVVEEAQAGCTLAVPVLLDSEHAVAAIGLVAPSTRQLDRRVRLLTQAARRMEPEARRWPNTRVVASVFEHP; this is encoded by the coding sequence GTGCCCACGACGCCCGGTCGCTCGGTCACCTCGAAGGTCGTGGCGATCCTCGGGTCCTTCCAGGACGGCCCGTCGACGCTGAGCCTCACGGAGATCGCCACAGCGGCCGACCTGCCGATGCCCACCGCGCACCGCCTCGTCGGGGAGCTCGTCGAGCGCGGGGTGCTGCGCCGCGACGACTCCGGGCGCTACCGCGTCGGCCGCTTCATCTGGCGGATCGCCCAGAACGCCGGCCGGGAGCTCCGTGACTCCGCCCGCCGCCACCTCGCCGACCTCTTTGCGGCGACCGGCGAGACCTGCCTGCTCGCCATCCGCGACGGTGAGCAGGTGCTCGTCATCGACCGCATCTACGGCACGGCCGACCAGGCGCACGTCGCCAAGGCGGGCGACCGGCGCCCGCTGCACACGAGCGCCACCGGCCAGGTCCTGCTCGCCTACGAGGAGCCGTGGCTGCAGCGCGCCTACCTGGACCGCCTCGGCGGTCCCGAGGCCCGTCGGCTGACCGACTCGCTGGCCCAGGTGCGCCAGCGCGGGTACGCCGCCGTCGTCGAGGAGGCGCAGGCGGGCTGCACCCTGGCCGTTCCGGTCCTGCTCGACAGCGAGCACGCCGTCGCGGCGATCGGGCTCGTCGCCCCCTCGACCCGCCAGCTCGATCGACGGGTGCGGCTGCTGACCCAGGCCGCTCGCCGGATGGAGCCGGAGGCCCGGCGCTGGCCGAACACCCGCGTCGTGGCATCGGTCTTCGAGCATCCCTGA
- a CDS encoding SDR family oxidoreductase translates to MSERARTVLVTGAAGGLGRAFALGFAERGYRVAVGDVDVDGAAETADLARKHGVDAWSGHLDVASVASTQATAADVARFAGGLVDVVVNNAAIYAGLHRSPLEQIDPDEFDRVLAVNVKGPWLVVRACSPYLGDGSSVVNVASATVFSGSEQWLHYVASKGAVVAMTRVMARELGRRGITVNTLAPGFTLTEASYGHIENAEQYGVERGALRRAGVPEDIVGAALFLAGDDSRFLTGQTLVVDGGRQFI, encoded by the coding sequence ATGAGCGAACGAGCCCGAACCGTCCTCGTCACCGGCGCGGCGGGCGGCCTGGGTCGCGCGTTCGCGCTCGGCTTCGCCGAGCGCGGCTACCGCGTGGCGGTCGGGGACGTCGACGTCGACGGGGCCGCGGAGACGGCGGACCTGGCGCGCAAGCACGGGGTGGACGCCTGGTCCGGCCACCTGGACGTCGCGTCCGTGGCCTCCACGCAGGCGACCGCTGCCGACGTGGCCCGCTTCGCTGGCGGCCTCGTCGACGTCGTCGTCAACAACGCCGCCATCTACGCCGGCCTGCACCGCTCACCGCTCGAGCAGATCGACCCCGACGAGTTCGACCGGGTCCTGGCGGTCAACGTGAAGGGGCCGTGGCTCGTCGTGCGCGCGTGCAGCCCGTACCTGGGCGACGGGTCGAGCGTGGTCAACGTCGCCTCGGCGACCGTCTTCAGCGGGTCGGAGCAGTGGCTGCACTACGTCGCCTCCAAGGGCGCCGTCGTGGCGATGACGCGCGTCATGGCGCGCGAGCTCGGCCGGCGAGGGATCACCGTCAACACTCTCGCCCCCGGGTTCACCCTCACCGAGGCGAGCTACGGCCACATCGAGAACGCCGAGCAGTACGGCGTCGAGCGCGGGGCGCTGCGCAGGGCCGGCGTGCCCGAGGACATCGTCGGCGCCGCGCTGTTCCTCGCCGGCGACGACAGCCGCTTCCTGACCGGCCAGACCCTGGTCGTCGACGGCGGCCGGCAGTTCATCTGA
- a CDS encoding FAD-dependent oxidoreductase, producing MGGLLVVGASQAGVQLAVSLRALGRTGPITLLGEENHRPYQRPALSKEFLQGLITKESVVFRTDDYWAEHGIDVVKNERIMRVEPRGDGGGVAHAMSGAEFGYDRLALCTGARARRLMLPGADLPGVLYLRNADDALELKARVPMARDVVVIGGGFIGIEAAASLQVLDRRVTLLEAGSRLLERAVGPDTSAFVLEHHRAAGLDIRLGASVTRIVADGDKVGGVEVDGEVIPAQIVLVGIGVVPNTELAETMGLVCDNGIVVDRYAVASDGRTLAVGDVANLPNPVPGAPPGDRVRFESVNNAVEQAKVAAYAAMGRQEEYVSIPWFWSNQGELKLQIAGLSNGHDQVVVRRDRERGKFSVLYYRAGRIIAADAINTPLDFMAVKAALGSGANIPADEAADATVALKSVTRAA from the coding sequence GTGGGCGGGCTTCTCGTCGTCGGCGCCTCACAGGCTGGGGTGCAGCTCGCGGTCTCGTTGCGCGCGCTCGGCCGCACCGGGCCGATCACCCTCCTGGGGGAGGAGAACCACCGGCCCTACCAGCGTCCCGCGCTGTCCAAGGAGTTCCTCCAGGGGCTGATCACCAAGGAGTCGGTCGTCTTCCGGACCGACGACTACTGGGCCGAGCACGGCATCGACGTGGTGAAGAACGAGCGCATCATGCGGGTCGAACCCCGAGGCGACGGGGGTGGCGTCGCCCACGCGATGTCGGGCGCGGAGTTCGGCTATGACCGGCTCGCGCTGTGCACGGGGGCGAGGGCTCGCCGCCTGATGCTCCCCGGGGCGGACCTGCCGGGGGTGCTGTACCTGCGCAACGCCGACGACGCCCTGGAGCTCAAGGCCCGCGTCCCCATGGCTCGTGACGTGGTGGTCATCGGCGGCGGGTTCATCGGGATCGAGGCGGCCGCGAGCCTGCAGGTCCTGGACCGACGGGTCACCCTGCTCGAGGCCGGCTCACGACTCCTGGAACGTGCGGTCGGTCCCGACACCTCGGCGTTCGTGCTGGAGCACCACCGAGCGGCCGGTCTCGACATCCGCCTCGGCGCGTCGGTCACCCGCATCGTCGCCGACGGCGACAAGGTCGGCGGCGTCGAGGTGGACGGCGAGGTGATCCCCGCCCAGATCGTGCTCGTCGGGATCGGGGTCGTGCCGAACACCGAGCTGGCCGAGACGATGGGCCTCGTGTGCGACAACGGGATCGTGGTCGACCGCTACGCCGTCGCCTCCGACGGACGTACCCTCGCCGTCGGTGACGTCGCCAACCTGCCCAACCCGGTCCCGGGCGCTCCACCCGGCGACCGCGTGCGCTTCGAGAGCGTCAACAACGCGGTGGAGCAGGCGAAGGTCGCCGCGTACGCGGCCATGGGACGCCAGGAGGAGTACGTGAGCATCCCCTGGTTCTGGTCCAACCAGGGCGAGCTCAAGCTGCAGATCGCCGGCCTGTCCAACGGTCACGACCAGGTGGTGGTCCGGCGCGACCGCGAGCGCGGGAAGTTCTCGGTGCTCTACTACCGAGCGGGCCGCATCATCGCCGCCGACGCCATCAACACACCCCTGGACTTCATGGCGGTCAAGGCCGCGCTCGGTTCGGGCGCGAACATCCCTGCGGACGAGGCGGCCGACGCGACCGTCGCGCTGAAGTCCGTGACGAGGGCCGCGTGA
- a CDS encoding HD domain-containing protein: MLPRQNPDRNDLGEDVTDRVPAPSAAIGVHELRPLDERIWVLAAPALKVRDNDVHSLYAYGIASALLDVLPDADPDIVLPAVLLHDIGWSTVPLPEIMQALRPGARSSEASLAVVRRHEVEGARLATEILEALDVPATSVATIARMIDGHDTRLEALSLDDAILKDADKVWRVTPAGIEVVMDWFGLTREESHRLNAHRTHDHLFTDAARSMARVLSAVAWVDCSPQRAALG, encoded by the coding sequence GTGCTGCCTCGTCAGAACCCCGACCGCAACGACCTGGGCGAGGACGTCACCGACCGGGTCCCCGCGCCCTCGGCCGCGATCGGGGTCCACGAGCTGCGGCCGCTGGACGAGCGGATCTGGGTGCTGGCGGCGCCCGCGCTCAAGGTGAGGGACAACGACGTCCACTCCTTGTACGCCTACGGCATCGCCAGCGCCCTGCTCGACGTGCTGCCCGACGCCGACCCCGACATCGTGCTGCCGGCGGTGCTGCTGCACGACATCGGCTGGTCGACGGTCCCGCTGCCGGAGATCATGCAGGCGTTGCGGCCGGGCGCCCGCAGCTCGGAGGCGTCGCTCGCGGTCGTTCGCCGGCACGAGGTGGAAGGCGCCCGCCTGGCCACCGAGATCCTCGAGGCCCTCGACGTCCCGGCCACCTCGGTGGCGACCATCGCCCGGATGATCGACGGCCACGACACGCGCCTGGAGGCGCTCTCCCTCGACGACGCCATCCTCAAGGACGCGGACAAGGTGTGGCGGGTGACCCCGGCCGGCATCGAGGTCGTCATGGACTGGTTCGGCCTCACGCGCGAGGAGTCGCACCGGCTCAACGCCCACCGGACGCACGACCATCTGTTCACCGACGCCGCCCGTAGCATGGCGCGCGTCCTGTCGGCGGTGGCCTGGGTCGACTGCAGTCCCCAGCGAGCGGCCCTCGGCTGA